The sequence below is a genomic window from Perca fluviatilis chromosome 13, GENO_Pfluv_1.0, whole genome shotgun sequence.
AAGAAACCTTAACTAATGATGTGTTGTACAAATTGTTTctgtgcttgaaatgagtttaccaaagtctttaggtcatatattattaaaatagtaaataaatgtcaaaacaaaacaTCGTTTGGACGCACCGGTGCGTCtttcgtcctcagagggttaaactATGCTTACTGAAATTCAGTCTTTCATTTGAGCTTTTAGATTGTAGGGTTAAGGATGTATGTATCTGATATTATGTATCTGATTTTGAACCTATTCAGGAGGATTGTTGTGGATTTTAAACTTGTGATGAAGTTATGAATATATCTATTCAACCTCCTCTAAAAAAGTTGGCTATTTCCTGTAAACAAGCATCAGCGGTTGACTTTAATTGCTTTAATGTAGCTGGCTGCCCATCATGTCTCCTAGCATGGTGTTTAAACATGAGAGCCTAAACAGTTAATTGCATTTACTTTCTAGTGTTTTGAGGAATGGCAGCATCAGAGACAAAAGCAATAATAGTAAATTAATCCAGCACTTAAAGAAACACAAATAGGAGTATTAGGACTTcaaacaaatataaattatgGTTAAgtcttgtttgtctgtttttttttttttttttaatccagaaGTATTTACCAGTAATTCAGAACAGACCCATGCATGCACACTCATACAAGCAGGTGCACACCCTTGTTAATCCACACACATTGCTTTGCTGTGCAGAACTACAATGGAGTGACAGATGTAGAACTGCGGATAGCCCTGCCAGACAAGACCACCATCTCTGTTAGAGTCCGCAAGAACAGCACCACAGACCAGGTGTACCAGGTAAGACAGGATCTGATGTGATGATGCTATTATACACttatattgtaaatattattGCTCCATTGTTTGGACATCTGAATTGGACTTTGTATGCTCTTTTGTATTCTTAACTAAAATAATGACACTGAGGATTGCAAAATCAAATTATGTCTACGAGTAAATGTATGATATTCTATAAGTGTAGAACGGATGTTTACATGGAAAGAAAAATTACTAATGCAGAcactttataaaaaataaactttcatTGTGCAAGAGAAATTTTCAAACAATGTTTTTCTTACATAACTGACTCTGTATTGCTCTTCCTGTAGGCATTAGTGATAAAGGTTGGAATGGACAGTATTATGGCGAGCTACTTTGCCCTTTTTGAAGTCATCAACCACTCGTTCGGTAAGAACTGTATGTATATTTGATGTTTGAGTGTTTCAAAGGAAAATTCGTAGAGCGTTTTTACATATTCTTagcttatttaatttaaaagccCTCTCTGGGTGACTTCATCTCATGATGACCACTTTTCTAAATAAAGACCTGTATCATCCCACTGGTGAGTTTAGTTCATTGGGCCTAGGGGTATGTACATTTTTGGACAGCAAGAGCAGGTCATTTGGTACAGGCTAGAATAAATTATTTTCTAGTGGATAAACAGACACCCCCCTTTTTTTCATCCCtctccttgtttctgttatttgtTGCAGTGCGGAAGCTGGCGCCTAATGAGTTTCCACACAAGCTCTATGTGCAGAATTACACCTCGGCAGTGCCGGGGACTTGCTTGGCGCTCCGCAAATGGTTGTTCAGCTTCCAGGAGGAGGAGTTGCTAAGAGACAACCCGCTGGCACTGCACTACTGCTTTCACCAGGTGATAATAATTGAATCCCACTTTCCACTGAGTTAAGGGAACTCAACACAAAATTTggtcttctgtttttttttatttaagagtTTATATACTCCTTTCTGGGTTGAAACATGTTGGAGGTTTCAGCATTTTTGGTCATGGAGAATTTCTGCCATAATGGGGAAAACTTACTGTATTACTGTACTCTTTACTCTTAACTGCTTATATTTGtctctagggctgggtattgtcaCATTAAAAAATTTCGAAGTGATTTTGATAACGGTTCCTGAACGATTATTTTTCTATTCCATtccaacattacacattatggcacacatctttttatttatttttcagctcctactacgtgagccccgtctctgtgcgtaGCATTGTGTTTTTACTGCGTGTCTCTgcaacgtgtaacgttagacagccaatcacaagcattaTTTGATCTTGTTAGAatcatgctgcatgcttattggctcactgactgatgagatttactcctcatgtattgaaatttggtattgaatgacgagacATTTTTCGATACTAAGGAGGAAATTCGGTCAGTGCCGAAAAAGTACTGAAttgggtacccagccctactggtCTCAGAATCTTCCAGTTTGGCTAGACATTTGGCTTTTCACATACAGGTTCACTCATCCAGAGTCAAGGCATACTTATTTTATCCAGCTTTACTAGTCATTAAACACAATATGATTATATAGCATCTTATGACAGCCAATGTAGACACTAAACATGCTTTGACATTATAACAAGCAAAATATGGCCTAGTGGAAGCTGCTgggatatataaaaaatgttaagCTACCACCAATCAGGAAGTCCTATAAATGACATCCTGAGAAACGAATATGTCTAGGCTCTGAAATGCCACCATTTATGTACTTAATCGGGAAACCAGAGAACCATGATACTCtacaagaaagaaaaactttcccacaattTTTGAAGAATAAAGTGTGAATAAAGTGGAAAAAACATTCCTCCTCTAAAAATAATCATAGCAGCAGCCTACAGGCTGTCCGCTGACCAATAAAGGTCACTACCTGAAGCATATTAGGCATGTGAGGTTCAGCAGTCACCCATTACAGCATTTTCTACTAGTAAAGTCAGCAAAAACGCTCGCTATAAAGCTCTGTAAAGCCaaggggagctgcagattcagaggataattctctgtaggtgCATCCCTATGAGCAacccctttttaaaatgtaatttgatacattgttattatagaaatattgattaaagccattttattgaaatgtacacaatacttttttgtTGTCATTGGTTGAACTTGGTTACTTGAGGCAGAGTATCTTCTTGCtacatgttgtttatggatAATCCTTTTAGTGTAGTGAACTCAAATAATAAATGGTGTTGTATGTCTTCCTACCCCCTAAACCCCTCTATCCATCCCTGTCTGTCTAGGCGTTGGAAGATGTGAAGAAGGGATTCATAAAAACAGAGGACAAATCCTACCAGCTGCAGAAGCTGGCAGAGCAGCGCAAGATGGCCACGGTCAGTCCTACAGACCACTCTTTGTTCAGGGAGGGGATTGGGATGACTGCACTTTTTGCCTGCTGACCAGAGCCATCACCAAAACGTTACCAAATAGAAATGGAAAGAAAAGTCAAAAAACCTTTCACACAGAATACAGTCCCCTGTGGTATAAACAGAGATAAACCTATTAGTTCATATTTATGTTTGTTAAATATTAACTGAAAGTGGCACATGTGAGGGCTTCTGTGTCTAAATTTAAACTACTTTCACAGCTATCTAGCCATGCCAGCCCTAATATAGCCAGCATTTCATATTAAAATAGGCTGCGCCATACAacgaaaacaacaacatttgcTTTCAGGTGAACAAAATTACTTGTAGGAACTTGTAAAAATAACAGTATTTGGGTAAAAGTGAAATATTGGTTGTGTACATCCTTACTTGTATCTTGTAAAAAGTCTGTATTTGCATAAAAGAGACACagggggcgcccggatagctcagttggtagagtgggcgcccatatacagtatagaggtttactcctcgatgcagcaggctcaggtttgactccgacttgctgcatgtcattcccccctctctctcccctttcatgtcttcagctgtcctgtcaaataaaggcctaaaaatgcccctaaaagtaatcttaaaaaaaaagagacacaggaATGTGAATGGAGCAATATTGCAATGTAGAAAATAAGTGGTCCAAATTCAGACTCAAACTGAACATTACTGCATTAATTATTCTGTTACAAACTGAAAAGTTATACTTGTACATTAAGTCAGTTTTCACTGCTTAACAGTTGCCTTTTTGTAAACTGTGTGCTCTCCTACCTTAGAATATGTCCACTCACTGCTCCATCCGTCTAAATGCATTAACAAGAAAAATGTCTTAAAGTAGCAGTATCACATCACCATAGTTGGGGAACTCTGGTCATAGCCCAAACTGCTTGTTAACTGGGGTTTTAGAGTAATTGCACTaaggaaagaaaggaaaccTAATCTTATTTAGATTGCCGTAACATGCTTACTTAcagtgtaagtgactgatgtgtGTGCTCTATAATACTCTTAGTACCTGAGTCTGTTGCGGACATGTGAAGGCTACAATGAGGTGGCGTTCCCCCACTGCTCCTGTGACTCCAGGAGGAAGGGACATGTCATCACAGCTATCAGCATCCATCACTTCAAGCTGCACGCTTGTACCGAGGACGGAACGCTGGAGGtgagtgtttgtctttgttagtTTGATAAAGAAAAGCAACGTTTTAATGCAacatagttgttgttgttttttttcattttgtgaaaatATGTATTGTCTTACATTATTGTATAAAACAATTTGGGCTTAAACGTATATAATACAATTCTGTATTGTCCTAAATAGAGTTCAGAGATACTAAATTGTGAATTAAACCAATGTTATgctaaatatttttatatgCAAGGTGCTTACCTACTGTTAACTCTGTTCCTCAGAACCAGGTGATAGCTTTTGAGTGGGCGGAGATGCAGCGCTGGGACACTGATGAGGAAGGGATGGCTTTCTGCTTTGAATAcgccagaggagagaagaaacctCGCTGGGTCAAGATCTTCACTCCATATGTGAGTGTGCACATACCGTCACTACTGTTTGACATGTtttgcagttgtttttttttaaattgtgtttatgtttttatttattaatttctctGGAAATTGCAGTTTTAGAGTGACCTATGTTGtgattttaattatatataaGTAGTATAAAGCAAAGACCTGTCACTGTGACTTTGCTGGCTGATTGTGCTATGTTGGAAGGCTGACTCACAGTTCTGTTTGCTTTTTTCTCCCAGTTTAACTACATGCATGAGTGCTTTGAGCGGGTCTTTTGTGAGCTGAAGTGGAGGAAACAGGTAAGGACCACTCCTTTCCTCTTCCCTTGTGGGAAGAACATGACTCCATTCCAAGTTTGATATTctaaatttgtctttttttttttttttttttacaaatacaaGATGTTTCCTTCAGGCTTTTGTTTAAAATTgttaattttatatttattgtgtattgatttatttgctGTCAGGTTGAGGAAGAGGCATctgacaaagacaacaaaaactgCAGTAACAATGGTAAGCAGCAGAATTTATTTTCCTTAATACCGTCGCTAAAGCAAAGCACCAACACTGAAGAGTAGCTAGATTTTATCTAGGCCAATTCATAAAAAAACTGTACTGGTACTGAGTGGTACTTTGAATAACCGCACCCATCCAGCTCCACGAATTATGCAAAAATTCCTGACAAAAACTTAAAGGGCAAGGGCAGGAAGAGGATTTCAACTATGCTCTGTGTATTGAAGGCACAATATATATGTGAAGGGTTTACTAGTTGATAAGTAACTTTAGTTCAGTGACTATAAATCACACCCAGCCCTAAAATGGTGCTTTCAGATatgcttgtgtttttttatcTCTCTTGTGCAGCTTCTATTGCATTATAATGAACTGAAAAAAGTCAAGGGGAAGCtaaaaagcagagaaaaggcTGCATTTTATACACACTTTACCAGAGCTTCAAAATGTACTTAACTAACGATGTACTTACTAATCAGATTACTGTGAGAACACTGATGTATTTGGGCATACAGTGAGCAAAAGTCTTCAGAACAGACACATGTATGAACATGTGACTCGCTATCAGGGCCATCTCCAAGAGAGccagacatgaaagggaagtTGAAGCTATTTGTCCCATGTGACACAGCACAAGACCAGCAATACAAGTGTGTGGACAAGCAACTGCAAGGCATGTTGATGAGCGAGCAACCTTTGGAGTTCAAATACAGATAATGAACAGCTGAGGACTGAGAAGGTTGAGGACATCCAGATATAAGACGGGACTTCTGTATGTAGAATCATAATTTCAAGCACAGTAGAAGTTCAGGGAAGTTTCTTAGTGACTGTGACTGTTGCTGAGACACTGGccaatgtgtgttgtgttttggcaGCATTTTCATAAATCGCATGCAATAAAAAGCCCTATCATTCCGACTCTGACTTCCCTGAACCATCTCTCTGTGTTCCAGAGTATCTGCCTCCCCTGGAGACGCAGCAGAAGGGATGGCGCCACCTAGGGGGGGAGATTGCAACTTCCTAAAATAATTTGTCATCACTCGAACTAGAACTGGTCCACTTGCATCATCACAGCCACCCCACAGAGCGCCTATCGACAAACACAAGACTGAGTGAAAGACTGGGGCCATCCATGCCCCGAAAACAAACTGGAAGTGACCAATTTGGGAAATTGGAATGGCCGCACTTAACCGACCCCAGGaatacacacagaaagaagagcaatgaaggaaaataaacaaaagcCAACTTCTATGTCATTTACTAGATCTCCATAGCGTGTCTGTTGTCGTCCTCCATGCATCCGCCCTGGTATGTGGCAGGACACGAGCAAATTTCTCGCCACTGGTTGAGATGTAACACATACGTACGGTGTGTGACTCGTCAGGGTCACCACAGCGCTGTGGCACCATTTGCATAAAGGGAGCAACTCGATGAACCGCCCCTTGATGAGAGAGCTGACATGTGGGACAGGATTGTCCAACTGGATCGGCTCGGTCCAAAGCCTTGAGGGTAGCCCTCCTTTGCTGGAATGAGCTGAGATGGTGGAGATGAAAATAAGGGAGGGATACAGAAAAAACGGGGGTTTCACTTCTTTAACAGTTAGTGATAAAGAAAGAAGGCTAAATCATGCTTTACACCGATGATGGACATTAACACAAAAATGATGTTTTCTATTTGTAAAGTAAGAAGTATTCTGTCCTTGTCGGAAAACATAGGCGACACAAATGTAACTAACTGAAAAAGGATCTGCGGGGGATGGTTCATAATTATATGTTTTAACAATCTTCTGATAAAATATAGATTAATATAAGAGCTATAATAATTGGTTTCTTGATCTAACACAACGAAACACTAACTGAATTGCATATAAATGGCTCTAAAAttgtaaccttttttttttggtctaacCCACACTATTTTAGAACGACGTCTGTTGGCAGTCATGATGTCAGTATGCACAGTTATCCCGCTCGCAAGTGATTTATTGTGGTGATATTGTGGTGATTTTGCAGAGCTTGTAAGTTGAGAGGAAGAGGCGTTCTCATTCTCAGCTCTATGCAGGGATGATCTCTTGAACAAAAAGTTGATGGGCCAAGTGTTTTTGAAATGGCACAGCTTCTGACAGACAGATTGTGAATATAAAGACAGTATAAAGTTTTGTCCATTGAGGTGCAGTTTTCTGAACAGgcaacagagagcagcagagtgtAAGACAGATTTAGTCATAGGATTTGAGCAGAAATAGATATCTTCTAAGAGCTTCTTAAAGAGTGATCCCTCGGGCTCTGTAACTCACCCAAAAGTATCACTCCTCTGCAGTTTGTCCATTAACCACGTCAGGAGgacagatggtgtgtgtgtgtgtgtgtgtgtgtgtgtgtgtgtgtgtgtgttgtgcagaGAGTAGATGGTGCATAAAGTTGTGTGACTGCAACCACAACAATCTGCACACATAGCAATGCAAGCAGTGGTCTGCCTCTTACTGCACCTAAATTGGGACAGTATTAGTTGTGCGTATGTGTATGCACATGACATATTATATGACAGTTTTACAATGTACAcagattttttgtgttttagagCAGCATTTCAGTTTTTTCACACAAAGATaacataatgtttttttctctgtgtagATGTTCAGTTTAATTTGAACATTTTGTCTCACTTTCAGTGTGTAGAAAGCAGGTTTACATGCTGACAAATTCTTTTGAATGGAGACGATGTGCATAAATGTATTGATTTCTCTTGAATGCAATAGTTTTGTTTATGCCACTAATGGCAAGTAGTATATCTCGGTGATTCTTTACTGACTCATTCTTGAGCTTCACTCGCTGTCTGACAGCGGCTAAAATCCAGAAACTGAGAGTTTTTTATTCACACTGACTGTAAGAGCAAAAGTTCAAGTTCCACTTCAGttattttagatattttttcTTACAGTTGAGCTTAGCTTTTGgttcaataaaatgtttaattcaTGCCTAGGTTTAGTCATAATTTGAATTCAGTCAGATACCTTGGAGCATTCTTgttaatgtgtgtatatgtgccgtttgtgtgtgcgtatgtccTCTATGTTTATCATTGACATTGCTGATAAGCTTTTAGGCTCTTATTGGACGTGTCTGATGAGCTGTCGGTGTGAGAGCCAGCAAATGAGGATGGGATTTTGTATCTGGATGACAGCAGAGACAccagacagatggagacaaaTGGGAGGTGTCTCCTATTGTCTAGCTAACATTCACAGCCGCTCACATGCTTTTTCAgcatagaacacacacacccacacattcctgtctctctgcttctctgttTATAGTTTGACAAAATGGTTAAGTGcaacatttcaaaatattttgttatttgtcACCCAGTTGTTGCCTCTGTGGACAGGCCTCAGTTATACAACAGCCTAAAGCAATACATATGtgtgttttacacacacacacacacacacaacacagcagaTAGCTGAATTGTGAAAGAAACTGCAATGTGCAGATTGCTGGATGGTCATTTTGACAGCCAGAGTAATAGCCAATTTAGAGATGGATGACATAAGAATTGGAGCTGTTCAACCATGAtgatgattttcttttctttataagATGTAGAGGGAGAGACATACAGAGCTGGTGGGACCGTGTGTCGTGGCATTTCTGTCCTCTGCTCATACTCTCCAGGTTGGTCTCCCGTCATCACAGGGGGGTGCGGTTGCCGTGGCAGCACCACGTTGGCTCAACACGCTCAGTGCAGCCTCTGTTCCTTTTATTCCTGTCAGCCAACTGACTCACTCCTCCCAATAATGTATTCAAAgcagtgttttttgtgtttgatgTTTGTTCTCTGTCCCTGTGGCTCATGCTGCTGTGAATAGGCTTTTAGaaagctgctgtttttttttgtatatttttgtgtttcGGTTTGTCTTGTGTGCGCCAGGTGCCATTTTTCTGCTCAGTCACAGCCAGGTGCACGTACTGTCAGTTGTCCTCCGTTTCTGCCATCAGTGAGATAAATGTCAATGTAACAGTGTTTGGGTGAAAGCAGCGAGATAACAGGAATGTTAAAAAGCACGTCTTTATATGGTGGGCCCGTGTTTGTTCGTCAGTGTACGCTGTGCTGTAGGCcacctgtgtttgtgtttgagatGCTGGACAGCCTTGGCTTCTAATTGAATTGAGTATTTACAAAAAGATGATTGAATTCCACACAGGACTTAAcagataaaagaatgttggatgGTGCAGCAAACATGGTGGCAGTAGAACAGAAGGTTTGTGTTCATCACAAACGGCACTGAAAAGCTTGTCTGAACGATGCTGTTGCTATGGTAACATCAGTTTTCAGAATCTCGTGCCATATCAGCGCTGATTTCCATCACATTATTCGGTGGCAGATATTCTGTAAGATGTTTTCTGTTAGTTCGAAATTCTACGGCATTTCAGGCAGAGTCCAGTTTTTTCGAAGCGGCATTTATGAGGCCGCTCAGTCAGTCTCTTTCCTTTTGACACTGTTCGTTAAGTCAGAGCCGCTACGTTTGTCTCATCATTAACGCTTTTGTGTAGACTTGATGTTTGTCGACCTTTAGAACACACATCTGGCTCGGAGGGCATTGGCTGCTGGCTTTCCCATTTCAGCTGACAGGTCCTACCTATGAATAATAAAGGGTGGATGTAAGTGCAGTTTTACAAAATTGCTAGCCTTTTGTGTTATTAATTTATGTTCATTGTTTTGAAACATGGCTTTTCCATGGAAAGTAGGCAGTGACATTAATTAAAAGCcttgtttgtctgtgttcagCATAACCTGTAAATAGTAATAGAATATCTCTTGGACAAAATGCACTCTTGTTTCTCCAACtcaaaacttttatttatttaaacagaaaTTATAACGATTGGGGAAATGATAGTGTACAACTGTAGAGCCACTGTTGATCATTAATTTTGTCTGTTAGGAACGGCTGTATGGAGGATTAGCTAACTACACAATGAAACAAGGTGTTTAAAATAGGGGAAGCATCTAAAACATCAGTTAACACCTGATGCAGAACTATGCTTCAAAATGGAGAGTTTTAtatctaaaaaataataataaacacacatgAAGGTTAACTaaccaataaaagaaaaaggaaaaacgaTTTGAAAATGTGTAGAGTAATAAATTGTaacaatattttaaataaagttatatatTGGGAACAAAAGCTGTCTGTCTGAGCTTATTTACTCTCTCCAGGACATAAAATGAACCGTGGACTCTTTCTTTATGTTGGCAGTAATCTGAATTAAGCTTGCAGGAGTCTTTTTACCAGCTGTTAAATGATAAAGCAGTTGAGTTGTGGTTATCAATGTATGGATTCTCTTCCTTTTTAGTGGGAACTGGCCAATGTCTTCTTCTAAAGACAAAGTGATAAAGCAACAGCAGTGCTCATCTGGGACCAATTAACTTcttga
It includes:
- the snx27a gene encoding sorting nexin-27a, translated to MADVGDDETRSTLPSASRNGPVVGSSAGTAGQNAASIMVTSGPRTVRIVKSESGYGFNVRGQVSEGGQLRSINGELYAPLQHVSAVLPGGAADRAGIAKGDRILEVNGVSVEGATHKQVVDLIRAGEKELVLAVLSVPAQEADGLEGGEDVQPNYDYSDKQAVPISIPTYKHVEQHSERFVVYNVYMSGRQLCSKRYREFAILHQNLKREFSNFNFPKLPGKWPFSLSEQQLDARRRGLEEYLERVCSVRVIGESDIMQEFLSESDENYNGVTDVELRIALPDKTTISVRVRKNSTTDQVYQALVIKVGMDSIMASYFALFEVINHSFVRKLAPNEFPHKLYVQNYTSAVPGTCLALRKWLFSFQEEELLRDNPLALHYCFHQALEDVKKGFIKTEDKSYQLQKLAEQRKMATYLSLLRTCEGYNEVAFPHCSCDSRRKGHVITAISIHHFKLHACTEDGTLENQVIAFEWAEMQRWDTDEEGMAFCFEYARGEKKPRWVKIFTPYFNYMHECFERVFCELKWRKQVEEEASDKDNKNCSNNEYLPPLETQQKGWRHLGGEIATS